In Miscanthus floridulus cultivar M001 chromosome 19, ASM1932011v1, whole genome shotgun sequence, the DNA window ataattattataatattgctattatcaacgttggcgagaaaaataacaatatcataatttactgaataaaaataactactcttcaaattaaattctcctgttgattcaaatttaattagaagataataaacattaaactttgtAGTGGAAACATCAAaaaattctttatctacttttcagaatcattttactgtactcatctactctctaaaaaaattaccccgttggttcaaattttgacagagatttaaactagacaaaaaaacatcaaaatttgcttctaaaaatGAATAAAACAATAATACAGTTCTACTATTCATTTGGGCTAGCCCATTGAAACAGTGCTTGGCCCAGCAGCAAAATGTCGTCCACGCTCGTGGCCCAGCAGCGGCCCAACGCAGTGCGCACGCCTGCTCCCCTATGCCCAGGCCACAACCAGGGCCTGGGCTAGGAATCTCCGAACCCGTCTaggccgctgaaaggtcctaatggctagagggggggtgaatagcctattaaaaatttataCGACAACACTTagtaaaccggttagacaattatgagacgaagcaagtgttgcgctagcctactaaaattataagccacctaccataactctagtttctatagtctttatccacacaatggctatgtaagttagtgtgctctcaaaggctaactaaagagccacactaaataaaataacaagctctcacgactagctacactaaagagcttgacaactagttgtggtaatataaagagataGAGCAAGATAGATATACcatcgagtcgaggaatgaaccaatcaatcacaaagatgaataccaatcacatcagaatcaaatgatgacacaataatttttttaccgaggttcacttgtttgccggcaagctagtcctcgttgtggcgattcactcacttggaggttcacgagctgatTAGTATCAcccgccaaacccttaatagggtgccgtacaaccaacacaagattaggatcacacaagctacgagcaattactagagtacattttggctctcccccagggaaagatcaagaaccccgcacaatcaccacgatcggagctggagacaatcaccaaccttcactCGAAGAtcatcgctgctccaagccatctaggtggtggcaaccaccaagagtaacaagcgaatcatacagcgaaacacgaacaccaagtgcctctagatgcaaacactcaagcaatgcatttgaaTTCACTCCTaaactcacaaagatgatgaatcaatgatggagatgagtgggagggctttggctaagctcacaaagttgctatgtcaatgcaaatggccaagagagtgagcttgaactggccatggggcttaaatagagagcccccacaaatagagctgttggcttaattattgggctgactgcgggatgaccggatgcaccgatcatgtgcaccggacatgtccggtcggtgatcggacgtgtccggtcgtctgcgttcggtcgctgcctgaccaccacgtgtcccattcaaatgaAGTAGCTGTTGCTACCATGAGTACCACACTCAACTgcgaccagacgcatctggtgtgGACCACCGGACGTAGGAAACTCAATGCCCGGTCGAGttcagagagctcccagagccgctttggaatgaccggacgcgtccggtcacaccggaccggacgtaggagattcagcgtccggtcgactccagagagctcccagagccgctctgggtcgactagacgcatccggtcacaccagaccggaTGCTCCCAGAGTCTGATCAATTATAGCACTGAAACACGAGAGttgctggttcacaccggacgtgtctagtgtggcgacctgacgcgtccggtcgcttctctgCAAACCTGAACCGAGCTAACTCACATTGATCGGACACTGAATAGTAactcctcagtgttcggtcactccactgagccagagtccggtcattaataccggacacgtccggtcgccagtccggtcactctatgactagcgcgactaactcctttttaactctatcttttttacccttgctcaaatatgccaaccaccaagtgtatcaccttgtgcacatgtgttagcatattttcacaaatgttttcaagggtgttagcactccactagatcctaaatgcatatgcaatgagttagagcatctagtggcactttgataaccgtatttcgatatgagtttcacccctcttaatagtacgactatcgaacctaaatgtgatcacactcgctaagtgtcttgatcatcaaaataAAATAGCTACTACCACTTATATCTTTACCTTgaaccttttatttttctcttttttcttttcaaatcCAAATACTTAATCATCATCATAGCATCACCGTCGTCGTGTCATGATCTTATATCCACGTCTTGGCCGAGACCCTTTCACAAACAGCTTGCCCGATCGATGAAGCCTTGCCGTACGCACGTACTAGTACCTACGTACGTACAATCAAGTCAGACGACTGCTTATTAAAAAATAAACAGACGACTCGACGACTTTCAAAGACAGACGGGAGATGCGTTGGTCGTCCAGGGGGTGTTCATTCGTACGGAGTAAGTCATAACAATAATGAGTACTACTACCTCCGTCAGAAAATGCAACTACAGAGTAAAAAAATTCTCTAGAAAAATACAATTCTAGGTGGCGGTGGTGATAAGCAACTGAGGCATAAGATAGCTCACTAAAACCAATTTCAACCATTTTGCCTTATGTGCTCACCCAGCCACTCCACGCAAGCTTCTCCTTCTCTCTTGCATGTGTCGTACGGTGAGTATcgaggaagcaaaagcaaatgtaGAGACAAGAACATCGTCTTTTATTCCCGTGACTGAGCCTTAGAAACCAAGCGTTGCTTTCTTTTTCAACATGATTACAATGGTGGTTACAAGGTGGATTTGCGGTTTTACAACTCTGAGTTGGTCTAAATTACATTTGTCCTATTGTTCAGCGCCTGATCAAGAGATGAGCACCAAGCTTCAatgattttttttgcttttgtttggCATTCTTGCTTTTCCCACTAGACGCGTGCGCCCGACGATtggatccgcgagctccatctcgcccgattcctaaactgcctcggctgcgcccgacacgtgcgcctgacgccaggatccacgagttccgtctcgctcgatccctaaactgcctcggctgcgcccgacgcatGCGCCTAACGCCAGGAtctgcgagctccgtctcgtccgatccctaaactgcctcagtTGCGCCCGACGCGTGCACCCGACGCTAGGATCTGCGAGccccgtctcgtccgatccctaaactgcctcggctgcgcccgacgcgtgcgtccaacgccaggatccaagagccctgtctcgcccgatccctaaactgcctcggctgtgcccgacgctaggatccacgagctctgtctcgtccgatccctaagctgcctcggctgcgcccgacacgTGCAcccaacgccaggatccacgagttcCATCTCCCCCGATCTCTAAACTGCCTCAGCTACATCCGACGCGTGcgtccgacgccaggatccatgagctccgtctcgcccgaaccctaaactgcctcggctgcgctcgACGCGTGCGCCCGacaccaggatccgcgagcttcgTCTTGCCCCATCCCTAAACTgtctcggctacgcccgacgcgtgcgttcgatgccaggatccacgagctccgtctcacccgatccctaaactgcctcagctgtgcccgatgctaggatccatgagctatgtctcgctcgatccctaaactgcctcggctgcgcccgacgccaggatcatcgagctccgtctcgcccgatccctaaactaccttggcTGCACCCGATGtgtgcgcccgacgccaggatccgcgagctccgtctcgcccgatccctaaactgcctcggctgcgcccgacgccaggatctgcgagctccgtctcgcccgatccctaaactaccttggcTATGCCCGACGCGTGCACCTGacaccaggatccgcgagctccgtctcacccgatccctaaactgcctcggctgcgcccgacgcgagcgcccgacgccaggatccacgagcccTGTCTTGCCCGATCAGTAAACTGCCTCGACTGCGCCTGGATCCGTGAGTCCGTCTCATCCGATCCCCTGGCgcgcccgacgcctggatccgtgactccgactTGCCTAATCCCCCAGCGCACCCGACGcgactctgtctcacccgattGTTGAAAACTATCTCAATCCCTAAAACTGCCCGCTAACAAAACCACCCAGATGATTCTTcacgaatcgcccgggggctcgggggctacacccgtgggtgcgctcacgcgcacccgctgacgAAACAAAACTTTTCGCGCTGGCAACATGAAAAACCCTccagacaattctacccgaatcgcctggggggtcgggggctacacccacgggtgcgctcatgtgcacccgccgtcaagacaaaaatcccccagacgattcaacTCGGATCGCCCGGGGgcccgggggctcctgtcgggttcataaacccgaggtacctcatagaccggcttcccaacaaaggattgcccaagcagacaacgttgcgaacgacgtgcaactcctaggccggcccaaatacctaaaacgacctggccgagaaggaacggcgtccgcttctgactctggcccgcctctccgaccggaaggcctcgcttctgactccggcccgccaacggacggcctctccgaccgaaaggtctggccaaacactacttccgactccgactcgtgtctccgaccggagcggcgccgaacccctgctcacagctcttctccaactagcacaatcagagccgactgggaccaaccgaccggggacgcctgctcggtaaggaccaggaaaaggacgaagaaagtaaggcagggcactcaagtcaaaccgtaataccaaggaccgtaccctgtagacctacaggacagtaccctgtGACCTTCccgaatagtattgtaggcaccgacattttttCTACAGTATTGTTGGCgctatcaactcccataccagacaaacgcggtaaaggctccccccacatgcctctgggcatcaatagtgttgtgggcgccgacatttatcataccagacgaacatggtaaaacctcctacgtgcctctgggcatcaacaatatGACAGGCATCGACGTCTGCCATATCAGAagaagacgacgtaacctcccacgtgcatctaatattgaacagtattgtgggcgcctaccatcatcttgtacccgtcggcgtgggcaacaagacttagtagcatacgtactctctccctctcacttgtaaggccacccctttatctataaaaggggatgcgctctctcccgagagatagatccctcagttcacttacattgattcaccctctgtaactttagacactctaaggatatacagagcacacgctccaacacttagcatatagcggagctcccgtcactctcggcccttcagaccagagtccgacaggaccccttgtacccccatctttctcccttccgtttttaaccccactgcaaacttcgagcacctgggctcaggaataaagtcaccgactgactcaaactggacgtagggcacgttgcctgaaccggtataaaccctgtgtcattgagtgctaggccatctccgatcacaacgtacaacaaaactataaatatttacatgttggtcactttctgcaccgacatattgcaacagtatgttacaaatgtttcagctatttcggtcttatgttgcagtaagtgtttttttcatgttgcaattgttttatctagatattgcatatgtttcacacacatgtggCAAGTGTATgtcccaaatatttcatctgtttcaaatATATGTTGCATTCGAgtgttttatgttgcaagtgcagACCGCCGGCGTTGGTGTCCATGAGGGCGGGCAGGGCCGAGCTGCGGCCACCGACACATAAAGGAGGCGCAGGCCGCTGCCGGCGGTGTGGGAAGGAGGCACAGGGCACGCGGTGCTGTTGTGGAAGAGGCGGGGGCGAGTCTTTCGGGCAGCTTGTAAGAGATGGGGCACCGCGCCGGTGTGGAAGATGCGGGGGCGAGTCATCCGAGCAGCGTGGGCAGCGGATCTGAAGCAGACGGTTTGGTTGCGAGCGCGGGAAATGGAGCTTGTGCGAGCGGCGCGTGAATCCGAGCGGACGGTGCGGAGCAGCTCCGGGCCTCCAGACGTCCGTTGTGCTAGTGCTGCCATTAATTATGTACAAATTTTGAGCTAGGTCTAATCAAAATAGCTTATATTTGTTCTCGCTTTTGTTTGTTTTCTAACACACTACACAAATATATACTCCACACCACTCGCAAAACCCCCTTGGGTTATGCATTCCGACGTAAAAACAATTCACGGTTAATGCGTTTGACAGCGTTAATTTCTTCGGATTCCAACGATATCCGGCCATCCGAACGCGGCCTTCATATCCTCTTTGTCGGATTGCCATTCTATTGCACACTGTCCTTGGTGTTGAGAAATGAGAACAGAGCTAGTACCCAAgaaattgaagcaatccatcatAGAACGCCAACGGAGCACGCACGATGATGCAACCAAATTAAACCGTGTTGGCTTCATCAGGAATACCCGCCACCGGAGCGATCACAATGAATTCACAACATGATTCCGACACTGTCTCTGTGCTTGACGAAATAGAATTTCCATTATTGCCTAACAATACGTATTACACAAGGTCCACTGGCACTAACAGAACATACTCAGTTTTGTGCATAGGCGTGCACAACATGCAAAAGGAACCAAGCTAAGATTCCTATCGGTCAGCAGCAAGCACTCAGCAGGCGGCGCTGCGGAACCCTATCCTCCCGCCGCCGACGTCATGGAGCACCTGGATCGTCTGCTGCTGCACGTTGCCGAGGATCGACGGCGAGCTGTCGTCGTCGTTGGACGCGAAGGCGAGGCAACCGTTGAGCAGGATCCCGGACCGGTCCATCTCCACGACGGCGTTCCCGTCGAACACCAGCGCGATCCTCGGCAGCCTGGGGTAGCGGACGCCGGTGAGGTCGTAGCAGGTGTCCAGCTCCtcctgcggcggcgcggcgcggtacCTCATCCTGTTCCTGAACGCCGCGCGCAGCGCCCCGTACGCCGTAACGGGCAGGCGGGTGATGATGGTGCGGGAGTCCATCACCGTCCCCGCCGCGAACACCTCCGGCGGCACGTTCAGCGCTTTCCCGTCGACGGTGATGACCACCAGCAGCGCGCGGTACAGCGTCGCCGCTGCCCCCCGCTCCTTCAGCATGGGCGTCGTCACGAACCTGTAGGACGCTCCGATCGGCACGCCGATCTGGAAGAAGCCCTTGGTGGTCTCGGTCGGCGGGAGGCAGTAGGAGAAGGCGTCGCCGTAGGTGGACGACGTCTGGGCCATCAGCGACTGCACGCCGCGGCCTAGCGCCATGATCCCGTCCGCCTGGTTCTCGAAGCTGCCCTGCTCGTTCTGGCTGCAGCCGAACCGGAAGCGTTGGACGGGGTTGCCGGAGTTGATGGTGAGCACGTCGGAGCTGTACGTCCCCGACGTGGTGAACGAGTCGCCCGTGACGATGTACTGGCACTGCCCGTTGGCGTTGCAGCCGTTGGCGTAGCGGCCGAGCTGCTTGCACTCGGAGGAGTTGCAGGGGAAGGCGGAGTAGGTGCTCGACCTGGTTGGGTCGTAGTCGGCGCACTGCGCGAAGGTGCAGGGCACGCACCGCATCCACGGCACGTCGCCGGCCGTGTCCAGCACCACCGTCACCGGTGGGCTTGAGCTGCCGTCGGTGGCCGCCGGAAGAATGCTGCTACTAGGCTGATATATAATGTACAGGAATTAATGCATGACAGAAATCACTGAAAAACAAAGACCAAACTACCAGTTCGAACGTACCTCGGAGCTCGTCTGTGACGTGCCAACCTCGACGGAAATGGCGGCCTGGTGGTGGAGCTGGGTTTCCTCGACAGACACCGGTTCCTTGAAGGAGCCCTTGCTCGCGCGGGCACCGCGGGAGCCGGACACCCTTCTATGGATGTGGTGCACGCGGAGCCGGTCCTGCCGGAGCACGGCGGCCAGCGACGGCttcgccctcgccgccgccgcagcagccttGAACGACGGCGAGCACGGGCCGAGAGGACGAAACAGCGGCATCCAGCTGTTGTTGTGGGGGTGGGGCGGCATCACTGTCATTGTGTGCCAACCAATGTTAATTTACACTTGACTTTACACAGTCATATGCACCGGTAGGACGATGAACGTACCCCTGTGTCCGGAGCAGCTGGTATGCGGTTCCAGCAAGCTCACGTCCAGGACAGTGACCTCAAGTTCTTCATCAGCTGCACGGGAAGTTGGAGAAGAACCCAACAAGAGTACTAACAATATTGGCAAAACAACCATGGCCGTGTATCTTGCTGCTATCTGCGCTTATACTATTACTGAATCCTGCTTCCAAGTTGCCATGTGGTTTCCTGGCAACGTATATATAGGCCAATGGCCACGAAAAGGAGCATAGCAAAAAAGATTAAAACTTGTGAAGTCTTTTCATTGTTTTTAAACTTATTGCACTGCTTACAAAATACTCTGCAAACATATAAacagtacaatttttttttcctGAAATAACTATTTTTCTCCCTCAGTTATCGGGTAATGCTCAATTTCATCCCTAAACTACTAAAGTGGCCGTTTTAGGCATAAAGTTTACTTTTGAGTTCAGCTTCATCCTAAACTACCAAAGTAGCCATTTTCAATCCTCAAATTTTACTCTTGGACTCATTCATTCTGTTTATTTGGTGTTTTCTGTTTCTTTGTGTAATTGTGTCTTGATTTTTTTCGATGTTTTGTGAGCCGAAGTGCTTGGTGGTGTGTTGTACGGCTTTGTATATCCCTCCAGGGGTGTAGCGGCCGGAGCCTTGTTCCATTATTTAAAATAAATAAGCCATTTCAGTCCTGAAACATTTGGTTTGGGTTAATTCTTACTCATCCTACGAGGCACATCACGTTTTCATGTATTATCACCTCTAGCCCCACTCCTCATCTACATGGCATGCATGCCACATTTATTTAGCTCCCAGCTCGACACGGTCCATAGTCCTCTTGCTCAAGGGTGACTATCCACCTCCGATTGGTGGTGGTAAAGAGCAAAAACTTATTCCTCTGTCCGTTAATAATCTCTCACTTCAGACCCTCTGGCCCATCGCTCTCTCTTATGTCCATCTGTCCTCTTACTCCCACCGCACTTTAACTCCATTATTGTCCTTCACTCCATGCCACCCACGACAGAAGTCCAGGTCTATTAGAGGCACATTGTATCCTCCTCTAGTATGATGTGAAGGCTTTTCATTTTTTTAAACTTACTACACTACTTA includes these proteins:
- the LOC136529464 gene encoding aspartyl protease family protein At5g10770-like, which translates into the protein MVVLPILLVLLLGSSPTSRAADEELEVTVLDVSLLEPHTSCSGHRVMPPHPHNNSWMPLFRPLGPCSPSFKAAAAAARAKPSLAAVLRQDRLRVHHIHRRVSGSRGARASKGSFKEPVSVEETQLHHQAAISVEVGTSQTSSEPSSSILPAATDGSSSPPVTVVLDTAGDVPWMRCVPCTFAQCADYDPTRSSTYSAFPCNSSECKQLGRYANGCNANGQCQYIVTGDSFTTSGTYSSDVLTINSGNPVQRFRFGCSQNEQGSFENQADGIMALGRGVQSLMAQTSSTYGDAFSYCLPPTETTKGFFQIGVPIGASYRFVTTPMLKERGAAATLYRALLVVITVDGKALNVPPEVFAAGTVMDSRTIITRLPVTAYGALRAAFRNRMRYRAAPPQEELDTCYDLTGVRYPRLPRIALVFDGNAVVEMDRSGILLNGCLAFASNDDDSSPSILGNVQQQTIQVLHDVGGGRIGFRSAAC